In the Prosthecobacter vanneervenii genome, one interval contains:
- a CDS encoding S1C family serine protease → MENLRRLLFAFSVFVLSALLFSWWRQGKDGYGVMNLLKSEKPGPTTLTTPSKPKIGPNELPLLAQMNDEFAKLSAAVQPAVVSVTAKTVRRGPVSWHPLFGNIGQRAQIVPSLGSGGIISKEGHVITNYHVIEGALLSEMEIATNDNKKYPALVLGFNKERDIALLKIDSPRADFPALTFANSDEVRVGEIVMAVGNPFGLSGTVTKGIISARDRHLSDSQFDYLQTDTVINPGNSGGPLVNIRGEIIGINVAIYRGDANITSWQGVGLAIPSNEAKMVVEEIQKKIKESAKQDKGVTTATGKGYLGLEVSSEPVEIDPVWGTSRRGALITDIAPNSPADEAGLRQGDVVTKFQGMAFRSPADLLQIIRTQPPGNEVKLEVIRNNKMGDIIARLGSRPDAG, encoded by the coding sequence ATGGAGAACCTCCGTCGTCTGCTTTTTGCCTTTTCTGTGTTTGTGCTCTCGGCGCTGCTGTTTTCGTGGTGGCGGCAGGGCAAGGATGGGTATGGGGTGATGAACCTGCTGAAGAGCGAGAAGCCCGGGCCGACGACCCTGACGACGCCGAGCAAGCCGAAGATCGGCCCGAATGAACTGCCGCTTCTGGCACAGATGAATGATGAGTTTGCGAAGCTCTCGGCGGCGGTCCAGCCTGCGGTGGTGAGTGTGACGGCGAAGACGGTGCGGCGGGGACCGGTGAGCTGGCATCCGCTGTTTGGCAACATTGGCCAGCGTGCGCAGATCGTGCCGAGCCTGGGCTCAGGGGGTATCATCAGCAAGGAGGGGCATGTGATCACGAACTATCATGTGATCGAGGGAGCGCTGCTTTCGGAGATGGAGATAGCGACGAATGACAACAAGAAATATCCGGCGTTGGTGCTGGGATTTAACAAGGAGCGAGACATTGCGCTGCTGAAAATTGACAGCCCGCGGGCGGACTTTCCGGCGCTGACCTTTGCCAATTCGGATGAAGTGCGGGTGGGGGAGATCGTCATGGCGGTGGGCAATCCGTTTGGACTGAGCGGCACGGTGACGAAGGGCATTATCAGCGCGCGGGACCGGCATCTGAGCGACAGCCAGTTTGACTACCTGCAGACGGACACGGTGATCAATCCGGGGAACTCCGGGGGACCGCTGGTGAACATCCGGGGCGAGATCATCGGGATCAACGTGGCGATCTATCGTGGCGATGCGAACATCACGAGCTGGCAGGGGGTGGGGCTGGCGATCCCCTCGAACGAGGCGAAGATGGTCGTGGAGGAGATTCAGAAGAAGATCAAGGAAAGCGCCAAGCAGGACAAGGGGGTGACGACGGCGACGGGTAAGGGGTACCTGGGACTGGAGGTGAGCAGCGAGCCTGTGGAGATCGATCCAGTGTGGGGGACATCGAGGCGTGGGGCGCTAATCACGGACATCGCGCCGAATTCGCCAGCGGATGAAGCCGGGCTGAGGCAGGGGGATGTGGTGACGAAGTTTCAGGGCATGGCATTTCGGTCGCCAGCGGACCTGCTGCAGATCATCCGCACGCAGCCGCCGGGCAATGAAGTGAAGCTGGAGGTGATCCGGAACAACAAGATGGGGGACATCATCGCGAGGCTGGGATCGAGGCCGGATGCGGGGTGA
- the ispG gene encoding (E)-4-hydroxy-3-methylbut-2-enyl-diphosphate synthase: MSSPLLRYCPDLYNYQRRETRPVMVGKVQIGGGAPVVVQSMLTSDTRDAAACVKEALGLAEAGCQIVRVTAQTRVIAENLQHIRDGIRAAGCDVPLVADIHFKPDAAMEAVKWVEKVRVNPGNYADKKKFAVKEYTDDEYAAEVAYMEEQFVPLVKECIRLGRAMRIGTNHGSLSDRIMNRYGDTPLGMVESALEFARIARSQGYHNFLFSMKASNPKVMIEAYRLLVAHLDQQGSDWNYPIHLGVTEAGDGEDGRIKSAIGIGSLLADGIGDTVRVSLTEDAIFEIPVAQQLVKPYNEGLPAKNERIQNAPPVSYDPFDYQRRASQLVTINGIKAGGGETVPVFTTRQKWDAVAHKIDKLGDYKPEVVIEDSGVTELDPRDDSAVAEINASAEPRLVAVKDGLTLPVIAAYRLLAARLQPRHPILLKDTFQPSGSDDFTENLLVAATNIGSLLCDGIGDAVIVNGEPAPGQSLRISYNILQAAGVRIFKTDYVACPSCGRTLFNLQTTTQKIRAATGHLKGVRIAVMGCIVNGPGEMADADFGYVGGAPDKINLYVGKTAVKFNIPEEEAVERLIDLIKEHNRWFDAPVPA, from the coding sequence ATGTCTTCCCCCCTCCTCCGCTACTGCCCCGATCTCTACAACTACCAGCGCCGTGAGACGCGCCCGGTCATGGTCGGCAAGGTGCAGATCGGTGGCGGTGCTCCCGTCGTCGTCCAGAGCATGCTCACCAGCGACACCCGCGACGCCGCTGCCTGCGTCAAGGAGGCCCTCGGCCTCGCCGAAGCTGGCTGCCAGATCGTCCGCGTCACCGCCCAGACCCGCGTCATCGCCGAAAACCTCCAGCACATCCGCGATGGCATCCGCGCCGCAGGCTGCGATGTTCCCCTCGTCGCCGACATCCACTTCAAACCCGACGCCGCCATGGAGGCCGTCAAGTGGGTCGAAAAAGTCCGCGTCAATCCCGGCAACTACGCCGACAAAAAGAAGTTCGCCGTCAAGGAATACACCGACGACGAATACGCCGCCGAGGTCGCCTACATGGAGGAGCAGTTCGTCCCCCTCGTGAAGGAGTGCATCCGCCTCGGCCGCGCCATGCGCATCGGCACCAATCACGGCTCCCTCAGCGACCGCATCATGAACCGCTACGGCGACACCCCCCTCGGCATGGTGGAAAGCGCCCTCGAGTTCGCCCGCATCGCCCGCTCCCAAGGCTACCACAATTTCCTCTTCTCGATGAAGGCCAGCAATCCCAAGGTCATGATCGAGGCCTACCGCCTGCTCGTCGCTCATCTCGATCAACAGGGCTCCGACTGGAATTACCCCATCCACCTCGGCGTCACCGAGGCAGGCGATGGCGAAGACGGCCGCATCAAAAGTGCCATCGGCATCGGCTCTCTCCTGGCAGACGGCATTGGCGATACCGTGCGCGTCTCCCTCACCGAAGACGCCATCTTCGAGATCCCCGTCGCCCAGCAGCTCGTCAAACCCTACAACGAAGGCCTCCCCGCCAAAAACGAGCGCATCCAAAACGCCCCTCCAGTCAGCTACGACCCCTTCGACTACCAGCGCCGCGCCTCACAGCTCGTTACCATCAACGGCATCAAAGCCGGTGGCGGCGAAACCGTCCCCGTCTTCACCACCCGTCAGAAGTGGGACGCCGTCGCCCACAAGATCGACAAGCTCGGCGACTACAAACCCGAGGTCGTCATCGAAGATAGTGGCGTCACCGAGCTCGACCCTCGTGACGACTCCGCCGTCGCCGAGATCAATGCCAGCGCAGAGCCCCGCCTCGTCGCTGTGAAAGACGGCCTCACCCTCCCAGTCATCGCCGCCTACCGCCTCCTCGCCGCCCGGCTCCAGCCGCGCCACCCCATCCTGCTCAAAGACACCTTCCAGCCCTCCGGCAGCGACGACTTCACCGAAAACCTCCTCGTCGCCGCCACCAACATCGGCTCCCTCCTCTGCGATGGCATCGGCGATGCCGTCATCGTCAATGGCGAGCCCGCCCCCGGCCAGTCACTCCGCATCAGCTACAACATCCTCCAGGCCGCCGGCGTCCGCATCTTCAAGACCGACTACGTCGCCTGCCCCAGCTGCGGCCGCACCCTCTTCAATCTGCAGACCACCACGCAGAAGATCCGCGCCGCCACCGGCCACCTCAAAGGCGTCCGCATCGCCGTCATGGGCTGCATCGTCAATGGCCCCGGCGAAATGGCCGATGCCGACTTCGGCTACGTCGGCGGCGCCCCCGACAAGATCAACCTCTACGTCGGCAAGACCGCCGTGAAGTTCAACATCCCCGAAGAAGAAGCCGTCGAACGCCTCATCGACCTCATCAAAGAACACAACCGCTGGTTCGACGCCCCCGTCCCCGCCTGA
- a CDS encoding response regulator yields MVLAEKRQSVKIRFNMANIVIIEDHQPVLKLLSSLCQAEGHDVMALDNGRAGMAAIREMTPDVALMDRRLGDLDGLEMIREAREASPNTRFVMVSACSDTRDIVTAVRRGFCDYVTKPFEPSEIKDAVNRALTEPAEPAPISRQKLVILCPKQAA; encoded by the coding sequence ATGGTTCTTGCCGAAAAGAGACAAAGTGTTAAAATTCGATTTAATATGGCAAATATTGTGATTATCGAGGATCATCAACCGGTCCTGAAGCTTCTTTCCTCTCTCTGCCAAGCGGAAGGGCATGATGTGATGGCCTTGGACAATGGGCGTGCTGGAATGGCGGCGATCCGCGAGATGACGCCGGATGTGGCGCTGATGGACCGGCGGCTGGGCGATCTGGACGGGCTGGAGATGATCCGAGAGGCGCGTGAGGCCTCGCCAAACACACGGTTTGTGATGGTGTCTGCATGCAGTGACACGCGGGACATTGTGACGGCGGTGAGGCGTGGTTTTTGTGACTATGTGACGAAGCCCTTTGAGCCTTCGGAGATCAAGGATGCGGTGAACCGAGCGCTGACGGAACCGGCAGAACCGGCACCGATTTCACGGCAGAAGCTGGTGATCTTGTGTCCGAAGCAGGCGGCGTGA
- a CDS encoding zf-TFIIB domain-containing protein yields MNMFPMQCPRCRQGHDLHAIRVDGIKTTLFVCHECDATWTSIEAIGALPPEDFESYLGQKGIDPIRAYSEVIDAKMNSYGNR; encoded by the coding sequence ATGAACATGTTTCCTATGCAATGCCCGCGTTGCCGCCAGGGCCACGATCTCCATGCCATTCGAGTCGATGGGATCAAAACAACCCTTTTTGTTTGCCATGAATGCGATGCGACCTGGACTTCAATTGAGGCAATTGGAGCTCTCCCCCCAGAAGATTTTGAGTCGTATCTAGGACAGAAGGGCATTGATCCAATTCGAGCCTACTCCGAAGTCATTGATGCCAAAATGAACTCATACGGCAACCGCTAG
- a CDS encoding FHA domain-containing protein: MSTKLSPPWLRLPGGARHDITGTCTLGRVPDNPLPIADTEVSRRHAIIQPQGDLECWLVDLGSANGTFLNGRRISQPMPLHHGDLIRLGTHELAFSPRPPGTPAPPPASSSASQALPSNLSQCWLMVAEVIGYSQLAQSLPAPELSHQIGTWLKNSRQIIEECGGHTSRYLPEGFFCHWENSDDSTIQLRQAVSLMYEAQRAASPPFRFVLHFGPVEIGTVPLLDEPRLHGAEIDFVLAMSKIAAAQQQSILFSEAAVTHLSAASEVRLVCESPVPGFTRPAKFYTPGD, from the coding sequence ATGAGCACCAAACTCTCACCGCCCTGGCTGCGCCTTCCGGGCGGAGCGCGCCATGACATCACCGGCACCTGCACCCTTGGCCGCGTGCCGGACAACCCCCTCCCCATCGCAGACACCGAAGTCTCACGCCGTCACGCCATCATCCAGCCTCAGGGAGACCTCGAATGCTGGCTCGTCGATCTCGGCAGCGCCAATGGCACCTTCCTCAATGGCCGCCGCATCTCCCAACCCATGCCCCTTCATCATGGCGACCTCATCCGTCTCGGCACCCACGAGCTCGCCTTCAGTCCCCGCCCTCCAGGCACCCCCGCTCCGCCCCCCGCCAGCTCCTCTGCATCACAGGCCCTCCCATCCAATCTCTCCCAGTGCTGGCTCATGGTTGCCGAGGTCATCGGCTACTCCCAGCTCGCCCAATCTCTGCCCGCCCCAGAGCTCTCACACCAGATCGGTACCTGGCTCAAAAACTCCCGCCAGATCATCGAAGAATGCGGCGGCCACACCTCCCGCTACCTCCCCGAGGGCTTCTTCTGCCATTGGGAAAACTCAGACGACAGCACCATCCAGCTCCGCCAGGCCGTCTCCTTGATGTACGAGGCCCAGCGCGCAGCCTCCCCGCCCTTCCGTTTCGTCCTCCACTTCGGCCCAGTCGAGATCGGCACTGTCCCGCTACTCGATGAGCCCCGCCTCCATGGCGCCGAGATCGACTTCGTTCTCGCCATGTCAAAAATCGCCGCCGCCCAGCAGCAGAGCATCCTCTTCTCCGAAGCCGCCGTCACACACCTCTCCGCAGCTTCCGAAGTCCGCCTCGTCTGCGAATCCCCCGTCCCAGGCTTCACCAGGCCCGCCAAATTCTACACTCCTGGCGACTGA
- a CDS encoding NUDIX hydrolase: MAESPFKYCSDCGRNEWITKSDREFVCVACGFRHFITPIPAAVALILDAEERVLIIRRAHEPGYGKLGLPGGVIEPEETGEMAAARETREEVGIDLPASAFTYYLALNNRYPFQGFTWPTLDLFYMARVPDFSTVMPDAAEVSECLICKLDEVPLEEFAFWSNAEAVRRWREMGAR, encoded by the coding sequence ATGGCTGAGTCTCCTTTCAAATACTGCAGCGACTGCGGACGGAACGAGTGGATCACGAAGAGTGACCGGGAATTTGTGTGCGTGGCGTGCGGGTTCCGGCATTTCATCACACCGATCCCGGCGGCAGTGGCGCTGATCCTGGATGCGGAGGAGAGGGTGCTGATCATCCGGCGTGCGCATGAGCCGGGCTATGGGAAGCTGGGGCTGCCGGGTGGAGTGATCGAGCCGGAGGAAACGGGTGAGATGGCGGCGGCGCGTGAGACTCGTGAGGAGGTGGGGATTGATCTGCCTGCGAGCGCGTTCACGTATTATCTGGCGCTGAACAACCGGTATCCGTTTCAGGGATTTACGTGGCCGACGCTGGACCTCTTCTACATGGCGCGCGTGCCGGACTTTAGCACGGTGATGCCGGATGCGGCGGAGGTGTCAGAGTGCCTGATCTGCAAGCTGGATGAGGTGCCGCTGGAGGAGTTTGCGTTTTGGTCGAACGCGGAGGCGGTGAGAAGGTGGAGGGAGATGGGGGCGAGGTAG
- a CDS encoding MFS transporter — MSQPASTEITRLRDLSPEQRRSGLAAWLGWMFDGLDMHLYTLVATAFVASLLAVPESDPSVGMHGSIIQAAFLVGWAVGGAFFGRVGDVLGRSKALTLTILTYACFTGLSFFAQTWWHLMIFRFLAALGIGGEWAVGASLLSETWPKKWRPWIAATLQSAVNCGVLLACLAGYLLAGKEPRYIFLIGILPALITLWIRKAVPETEEWVQAREGQPVPKIGDLFSPAVRGVTWRVMLICSVSLTAHWTFLFWQQKHVLSLEEIVPLDKAGKDAAVVTALMWIMFGSLIGNFINGGLAKVFGYRNTIVGMMLAYFAIMYVSFSQVWSWEATKWQFAIIGACQGVFGLFTMCLPPVFPVLLRTTGSGFCYNIGRIVAAGGTVFFGIFVKVGDFRTALLYAGFLFIPSAAVAFMLPSEPKEADGVASAVD; from the coding sequence ATGAGCCAACCAGCCTCCACTGAAATCACCCGACTGAGGGATCTTTCGCCTGAGCAACGCCGTTCCGGACTGGCCGCATGGCTGGGGTGGATGTTTGACGGGCTGGACATGCACCTGTACACGCTGGTGGCGACGGCGTTTGTGGCGTCGCTGCTGGCGGTGCCGGAGTCGGACCCGAGCGTGGGCATGCATGGGTCGATCATCCAGGCGGCGTTCCTTGTGGGCTGGGCGGTGGGCGGGGCGTTTTTCGGGCGCGTGGGGGATGTGCTGGGGCGGAGCAAGGCGCTGACGCTGACGATTCTGACGTATGCGTGCTTTACGGGATTGTCGTTCTTTGCGCAGACCTGGTGGCACCTCATGATTTTCCGTTTCCTGGCGGCGCTGGGGATCGGCGGGGAGTGGGCGGTGGGGGCGTCTCTGCTGTCTGAGACGTGGCCGAAGAAGTGGCGGCCGTGGATCGCGGCGACTCTGCAGAGCGCGGTGAACTGCGGGGTGCTGCTGGCGTGCCTGGCGGGGTATCTGCTGGCGGGCAAGGAGCCGCGCTACATTTTCCTGATCGGGATCCTGCCGGCGCTGATCACGCTGTGGATCCGCAAGGCGGTGCCGGAGACGGAGGAGTGGGTGCAGGCACGTGAAGGGCAGCCGGTGCCGAAGATCGGTGATCTTTTCAGCCCGGCGGTGCGGGGGGTGACGTGGCGGGTGATGCTGATCTGCTCGGTGTCGCTGACGGCGCACTGGACGTTTCTCTTCTGGCAGCAGAAGCATGTGCTGAGCCTGGAGGAGATCGTGCCGCTGGACAAGGCGGGGAAGGATGCGGCTGTGGTGACGGCGCTGATGTGGATCATGTTTGGCTCGTTGATCGGGAATTTCATCAATGGCGGGCTGGCGAAGGTGTTTGGCTACCGGAACACGATCGTGGGGATGATGCTGGCGTATTTTGCGATCATGTATGTGTCGTTTTCACAGGTGTGGAGCTGGGAGGCGACGAAGTGGCAGTTTGCGATCATCGGGGCATGCCAGGGTGTGTTTGGGCTTTTCACGATGTGCCTGCCGCCGGTGTTTCCGGTGCTGCTGCGGACGACGGGTTCGGGCTTCTGCTACAACATCGGCCGCATCGTGGCTGCGGGCGGGACGGTGTTTTTTGGGATCTTTGTGAAGGTGGGGGATTTCAGGACGGCGCTGCTGTATGCGGGGTTCCTTTTCATTCCGTCGGCGGCGGTGGCGTTTATGCTGCCGTCTGAGCCGAAGGAAGCGGATGGGGTGGCGAGTGCGGTGGACTGA
- a CDS encoding Uma2 family endonuclease has protein sequence MVPILSQPAFQQRALPLSVAAWHQMIDKGLAPERAELIRGVIIEKMSKSFLHTRLADALVELLRNAVGGLFWVRQEAPLTFKDSEPEPDISIVEGRRDDYQAHPVTARLVVEVSVSSLQVDREMASVYAEAEVAEYWIVNAAERCLEVYRDPVEGRYQSQQRVTEGEVLECGVLSGVSVKVAELFAGVAV, from the coding sequence ATGGTGCCTATCTTGTCGCAGCCAGCTTTTCAACAGCGTGCACTGCCGCTGTCTGTCGCGGCATGGCATCAGATGATCGACAAAGGGCTGGCTCCTGAACGGGCGGAACTGATCCGTGGGGTCATCATTGAAAAAATGAGCAAATCCTTTCTTCACACCCGGCTGGCAGATGCGCTGGTCGAGCTTTTAAGGAATGCCGTCGGTGGCCTGTTCTGGGTGCGCCAGGAGGCTCCGCTGACGTTTAAGGATTCCGAGCCTGAGCCGGACATCTCCATTGTGGAAGGTCGTCGGGATGACTATCAGGCCCACCCTGTGACCGCGCGACTGGTGGTGGAGGTATCAGTAAGCAGCTTGCAGGTGGATCGCGAGATGGCGTCGGTGTATGCCGAGGCCGAGGTGGCGGAGTATTGGATCGTGAACGCGGCGGAACGGTGTCTTGAAGTGTATCGAGATCCGGTCGAAGGGCGCTATCAAAGCCAGCAACGTGTGACTGAGGGTGAAGTGCTGGAGTGTGGCGTGCTCAGCGGTGTGAGCGTGAAGGTAGCCGAGCTTTTTGCCGGAGTGGCAGTGTAG
- a CDS encoding glycoside hydrolase family protein, with translation MPSHLLPRLLPLLGLGMLTSPALPQEAPLKRPPSPLLKKGEKQLFVDSLMIRSKQGITRVIHPARKREHPVLTADMPWEVRTKDGILDKRVNIYGTVLRDEKTGSFRMWYADPGSVLYATSADGIHWEKPALKVAGDTNETDLRLHSPSIIEDKFETDPRKRYKAVGNAGRGVDDAKLQRLKDKFELVDWYRDKDHRLYYSAYSADGWHWTVEPEPILLGCDTITLSQDPQTGEYLAFHKRQGDPRVIGIRHVFLSVSKDMQHWSEPHPVVVADEVDNKAARKLKGGTYSEYYNLSAFPYAGQWLGFVTHFRRIEPPSALFGNDEVDGRKRSATGIIDVKLVTSRDGRHWDRCSDRTPVIPLGPHAYDAGSIFGLCNAPVFVGDEMWMYYTASTTPHGGLAPEKQQSIALAIWRTDGLASLRAGEKTGTIETHDFTPQGTQLFVNADLTKGQLSVEVLDATGHTIKGYEKAACVLKAQDGVKLPVQWGNTTTLPSGIPIRLQFHLQSGDLFSYAVE, from the coding sequence ATGCCCTCACATCTTCTCCCCCGTCTTCTGCCTCTGCTCGGTCTTGGCATGCTCACCTCTCCAGCCCTCCCCCAAGAAGCCCCGTTAAAACGCCCTCCCTCACCGCTGCTGAAAAAAGGCGAAAAGCAGCTCTTCGTGGACAGCCTCATGATCCGCAGCAAGCAAGGCATCACCCGCGTCATCCACCCGGCCAGGAAACGAGAGCACCCCGTCCTCACTGCAGACATGCCCTGGGAGGTGCGGACCAAAGACGGCATTCTCGACAAGCGGGTCAACATCTACGGCACCGTCTTGCGCGATGAAAAAACCGGCTCTTTCCGCATGTGGTATGCAGACCCCGGCAGCGTCCTCTACGCCACTTCCGCCGATGGCATCCACTGGGAAAAGCCAGCCCTGAAGGTCGCTGGCGACACCAATGAAACAGACCTGCGCCTCCACAGCCCCAGCATCATCGAGGACAAATTCGAAACAGATCCCAGGAAACGATACAAAGCCGTGGGCAATGCAGGCCGCGGCGTGGACGACGCCAAGCTGCAGCGGCTCAAAGACAAGTTTGAGCTCGTGGACTGGTATCGTGACAAAGATCATCGGCTCTACTACTCCGCCTACTCGGCCGACGGCTGGCATTGGACCGTCGAGCCCGAGCCCATCCTCCTCGGCTGCGACACCATCACCCTCTCCCAGGATCCGCAGACCGGCGAATACCTCGCCTTTCACAAGCGCCAGGGAGACCCCCGCGTCATCGGCATCCGCCACGTGTTCCTTTCCGTCAGCAAAGACATGCAGCACTGGTCAGAGCCGCACCCCGTCGTCGTCGCCGACGAGGTTGACAACAAAGCCGCCCGAAAGCTCAAAGGCGGCACCTACTCGGAATACTACAATCTCTCCGCCTTTCCTTATGCAGGTCAGTGGCTCGGTTTTGTGACCCATTTCCGGCGGATCGAGCCACCCTCAGCCTTGTTTGGCAATGACGAAGTCGATGGCCGCAAGCGCTCCGCCACCGGCATCATTGATGTCAAACTCGTCACCAGCCGCGATGGTCGCCACTGGGACCGCTGCTCAGACCGCACTCCCGTGATTCCGCTGGGCCCGCACGCCTACGATGCCGGCAGCATCTTCGGCCTCTGCAATGCCCCCGTTTTCGTCGGCGACGAAATGTGGATGTACTACACCGCATCCACCACCCCGCACGGCGGCCTGGCCCCCGAAAAGCAGCAGTCCATCGCCCTCGCCATCTGGCGCACCGATGGCCTCGCCTCGCTGCGGGCAGGAGAAAAAACCGGCACCATCGAAACACACGACTTCACACCCCAGGGCACACAGCTTTTCGTCAATGCAGACCTCACCAAAGGACAGCTCAGCGTCGAAGTGCTTGACGCCACAGGCCACACAATCAAAGGCTACGAAAAAGCAGCCTGCGTGCTCAAAGCTCAGGACGGCGTCAAGCTCCCCGTTCAGTGGGGAAACACCACCACACTTCCATCAGGCATCCCCATCCGTCTGCAGTTCCACCTCCAAAGCGGAGACTTGTTCAGCTATGCAGTTGAGTAA